In Xiphophorus maculatus strain JP 163 A chromosome 2, X_maculatus-5.0-male, whole genome shotgun sequence, one genomic interval encodes:
- the LOC111612316 gene encoding uncharacterized protein LOC111612316: MADKIIVFIDLETTGLDTSRCDITQLAAVCEESVFNKYTVPQQNIDKGATEVTGFRVQSGRLFLHDSPVETVPIDDLLTSFIDFLRSFRRPVVLAAHNVMRFDAPVLTRVMKKYDLFLQFQQVVSGFLDTFLLSKRLFPGISGYSQVSLVRNFLGKSYDAHNAEEDAKMLQELYNVWRPDQSRVMANTFKVNEKYFY, encoded by the exons ATGGCTGACAAAATCATCGTTTTCATTGACCTGGAGACCACTGGATTAG ATACTTCACGGTGTGACATCACCCAACTGGCCGCTGTCTGTGAGGAGAGCGTCTTCAATAAATACACTGTCCCTCAGCAAAACATTGATAAGGGCGCCACAGAGGTCACAGGCTTCAGAGTGCAGTCGGGTCGCCTGTTTCTCCACGATTCTCCCGTGGAAACCGTCCCAATCGATGACCTTCTGACCTCCTTCATCGACTTCCTGCGCTCCTTCCGACGCCCCGTAGTGCTGGCGGCCCACAATGTGATGCGTTTCGATGCGCCTGTGCTCACCAGAGTGATGAAGAAATATGACCTGTTCCTTCAGTTCCAGCAGGTGGTGTCGGGCTTCCTGGACACCTTCTTGCTTAGCAAGAGACTCTTCCCGGGCATTAGTGGCTATTCACAGGTGTCTTTGGTCAGGAACTTCCTGGGAAAGTCCTACGATGCTCATAATGCAGAGGAGGACGCCAAGATGCTGCAGGAGCTCTATAACGTGTGGAGACCTGACCAGTCTAGGGTCATGGCAAatacttttaaagtaaatgaaaagTACTTTTACTAA
- the c2h11orf58 gene encoding small acidic protein: MTSPEDKHGTKRAASPSEDGSTQWASADLGSNERKQKFLRLMGASKKEHTGRLVIGDHRSTSHFRSGQEDKRMNDELEMQYQQSMDGKLSGRDRRHCGLGFSEPQPEPVISPPADSQTEAAKPEESSSEIQHTEAQEEDSSPEEKSPEQEEPGSDDQPNEGKQNYKMAFVKSL, encoded by the exons ATGACTTCTCCAGAGGACAAACACGGGACAAAACGAGCCGCATCTCCCTCGGAA GATGGGTCCACCCAGTGGGCGTCTGCAGATCTGGGAAGCAACGAAAGGAAGCAAAAGTTCTTGCGGTTAATGGGTGCCTCTAAG aAAGAACACACCGGTCGCCTCGTCATCGGTGACCACAGGTCCACGTCCCACTTCCGTAGCG GGCAGGAAGATAAGCGGATGAACGACGAGCTGGAGATGCAGTACCAGCAGAGCATGGACGGAAAACTGTCGGGCCGGGACCGGAGGCACTGCGGTCTGGGCTTCAGCGAG CCACAGCCAGAGCCGGTCATCTCCCCGCCTGCAGACTCTCAGACAGAAGCTGCTAAACCAGAGGAGTCGTCCAGTGAAATCCAACACACAGAAGCTCAGGAGGAAGATTCCAGCCCAGAGGAGAAATCACCAGAACAGGAGGAGCCCGGCTCAGACGACCAGCCCAACGAAGggaaacaaaactacaaaatggCCTTCGTTAAATCATTGTAG